The proteins below come from a single Streptomyces sp. B3I8 genomic window:
- a CDS encoding ABC transporter permease yields MNFVKRAGLSLGGRRSRTAALLGVFVVICTLLLGGFLLQGASARQQADAQRAVGVDVTVGKKGLTADLADRLDVPGLVHRYTSELPARAVPRGFAPLTSRAPKPGGTRDSRRDGESDTRGAGDAGGQREGGSLAVHGVRDLGLLLPFSYGSTRITSGRGITPDDADVAVIERRLAGRNHLAVGDTVRMRSADGTRTATLRIVGVFRDPADDPARRVPPQELPGNLLYVPMATARRLGTGTATVDRAVYRIGSPDRAERLHAEAECVLGTGGFDFTVNDKAYRDQVRPIQRVGAFARLIVQVIALAGALILSLLVTLQIRERRGELGVLLSLGEKKWKLVGQHAVEVAAVALPAVALATLAGVFAGQRAADTFLDHRDDTHSTGEGTDSGPVAAPPTVRVGPADVGKVAGIGLGISLVATVVPGIGILRLHPRSLLVDSD; encoded by the coding sequence ATGAACTTCGTCAAACGCGCCGGGCTGAGCCTGGGGGGCAGGAGATCGAGGACGGCCGCCCTGCTGGGGGTCTTCGTCGTGATCTGCACCCTGCTCCTCGGCGGCTTCCTGTTGCAGGGCGCCTCCGCCCGGCAGCAGGCCGACGCACAGCGGGCCGTGGGCGTCGACGTGACCGTCGGCAAAAAGGGGCTCACCGCGGACCTCGCGGACCGGCTCGACGTCCCGGGCCTGGTGCACCGCTACACGTCGGAGCTTCCCGCACGGGCCGTACCGCGTGGGTTCGCACCGCTGACGTCGAGGGCGCCGAAGCCCGGCGGCACCCGTGACTCACGGCGCGACGGTGAGTCCGACACCCGTGGCGCCGGGGACGCCGGCGGGCAGCGAGAGGGCGGCTCACTGGCCGTGCACGGGGTGCGTGACTTGGGTCTGCTGCTGCCGTTCTCGTACGGCTCGACGAGGATCACCTCCGGGCGTGGCATCACCCCCGACGACGCGGACGTCGCGGTGATCGAGCGGCGCCTGGCCGGGCGGAACCACCTCGCGGTGGGCGACACCGTCCGGATGCGGTCGGCGGACGGAACGCGCACGGCGACGTTGCGGATCGTCGGCGTCTTCCGGGATCCGGCGGACGACCCGGCGCGCCGGGTGCCGCCGCAGGAGTTGCCCGGCAATCTGCTGTACGTGCCGATGGCCACGGCGCGCAGGCTCGGTACCGGCACGGCGACGGTCGACCGGGCCGTCTACCGGATCGGCTCACCGGACCGGGCCGAGCGACTGCACGCCGAGGCCGAGTGCGTCCTCGGCACGGGCGGCTTCGACTTCACGGTCAACGACAAGGCGTACCGGGACCAGGTCCGCCCGATCCAGCGGGTCGGCGCGTTCGCGCGGCTGATCGTCCAAGTGATCGCCCTGGCCGGGGCGTTGATCCTGAGCCTGCTCGTGACGCTGCAGATCCGCGAGCGGCGCGGTGAGCTCGGCGTGCTGCTGTCGTTGGGCGAGAAGAAGTGGAAGCTCGTCGGCCAGCACGCCGTGGAGGTCGCGGCGGTGGCGCTGCCCGCCGTCGCGCTCGCCACGCTGGCCGGCGTGTTCGCCGGACAGCGCGCGGCCGACACCTTCCTCGACCACCGCGACGACACCCACAGCACCGGCGAAGGCACCGACAGCGGGCCCGTCGCCGCCCCGCCGACGGTGCGGGTCGGGCCGGCCGACGTCGGCAAGGTCGCCGGCATCGGGCTGGGGATCTCCCTCGTCGCCACCGTCGTCCCGGGCATCGGGATCCTCCGGCTGCACCCCCGCTCCCTCCTCGTCGACAGCGACTAG
- a CDS encoding response regulator transcription factor — protein sequence MRVLVAEDHRVLARTVATGLRRRAMAVDIARTGDEAERMCLHTAYDVIVLDRDLPVMSGDEVCRRLRDLDDAPRILMVTAAGELTDKVYGLDALGADDYLAKPFDFDELVARVRALSRRAPKPPLVLLRRGPLILDATRHEASVDGRALDLTPKEFAVLHLLLAADGTPVHHDELVRTVWDENLDPRTSAVRATVSRLRGKLGDPGLIVADKGEGYRLCD from the coding sequence ATGAGAGTGCTGGTAGCCGAGGACCATCGCGTGCTCGCCCGAACCGTCGCCACCGGGCTGCGCCGCCGGGCGATGGCCGTCGACATCGCCCGGACCGGCGACGAGGCCGAGCGGATGTGCCTGCACACCGCCTACGACGTGATCGTCCTCGACCGCGACCTCCCGGTGATGAGCGGCGACGAGGTGTGCAGACGGCTGCGCGACCTCGACGACGCGCCGCGCATCCTGATGGTGACCGCGGCCGGCGAGCTCACCGACAAGGTCTACGGCCTCGACGCCCTCGGCGCGGACGACTACCTGGCGAAACCCTTCGACTTCGACGAACTCGTGGCCCGCGTACGCGCGTTGAGCCGCCGCGCACCCAAACCGCCACTGGTCCTGCTGCGCCGAGGCCCCCTCATCCTGGACGCGACACGGCACGAGGCGTCCGTGGACGGCAGAGCGCTGGACCTGACCCCGAAGGAGTTCGCGGTCCTGCACCTGCTGCTCGCCGCCGACGGGACGCCCGTGCACCACGACGAGCTGGTCCGCACCGTCTGGGACGAGAACCTCGACCCCCGCACCAGTGCGGTCCGCGCGACCGTCAGCCGGCTGCGCGGGAAACTCGGCGACCCCGGCCTCATCGTCGCCGACAAGGGAGAGGGGTACCGGCTGTGCGACTGA